Proteins encoded within one genomic window of Ovis aries strain OAR_USU_Benz2616 breed Rambouillet chromosome 1, ARS-UI_Ramb_v3.0, whole genome shotgun sequence:
- the LOC114117591 gene encoding olfactory receptor 10J5 has product MQRKNFTEVAEFIFLGFSIFGNHQITLFVVFLSTYIFTLTGNIIVITVICIDRHLHTPMYFFLSMLSSSETVYTLVIIPRMLSGLIFYNQPISLGSCATQMFFFAILAANNCFLLTVMSYDRYVAICKPLRYTVLMNKGVCARLVCGSFGTGLVMAVLHVTAMFNLPFCGTVVEHFFCDIYPVMKLSCIDTTVNEIINYGVSSFVIIVPVVLVFISYILIISSILKIPSVEGRKKTFATCASHLTVVVVHYGCAAIAYLKPKSENAIEEDLLLSVTYTIITPLLNPVVYSLRNKEVKDALRRAVGRNSS; this is encoded by the coding sequence ATGCAGAGAAAGAACTTCACAGAAGTGGCAGAATTCatcttcctgggattctccatctttggaaaTCACCAGATAACCCTCTTCGTGGTTTTCCTCTCCACCTACATTTTCACTCTGACTGGGAACATCATCGTTATCACTGTCATCTGCATTGACCGTCACCTCCACACTCCCATGTACTTCTTTCTGAGCATGCTGTCTAGCTCAGAGACGGTGTACACTCTGGTCATCATCCCACGAATGCTTTCTGGTCTCATTTTTTATAACCAGCCTATATCTTTGGGAAGCTGTGCAACTCAGATGTTCTTTTTTGCCATCTTGGCCGCTAATAATTGCTTCTTGCTCACAGTAATGAGCTATGACCGttatgtggccatctgcaagcccctGAGGTACACAGTCCTCATGAACAAAGGTGTGTGTGCTAGGTTAGTCTGTGGGTCCTTTGGGACTGGTCTCGTTATGGCAGTTCTCCATGTAACAGCCATGTTCAACTTGCCCTTCTGTGGCACCGTGGTGGAGCACTTCTTCTGTGACATTTACCCAGTCATGAAACTTTCTTGTATTGATACCACTGTCAATGAGATAATCAATTATGGTGTAAGTTCATTTGTGATTATTGTGCCTGTTGTCCTGGTCTTCATTTCCTACATCCTCATTATCTCTTCCATCCTTAAGATACCCTCAGTCGAGGGCCGGAAGAAGACCTTTGCCACATGTGCCTCTCACCTCACTGTGGTCGTTGTCCACTACGGCTGTGCCGCCATTGCCTACCTCAAGCCCAAATCAGAAAATGCAATTGAAGAAGATCTTCTTCTCTCTGTGACCTACACCATCATCACTCCCCTGCTGAACCCTGTTGTTTACAGTCTTAGGAACAAGGAGGTCAAGGATGCCCTGCGTAGAGCTGTGGGCAGAAACAGTTCTTAA